One genomic segment of Brassica napus cultivar Da-Ae chromosome A3, Da-Ae, whole genome shotgun sequence includes these proteins:
- the LOC106360096 gene encoding protein NRT1/ PTR FAMILY 4.1, producing the protein MQNEMEEKFEDWRGKEATPGKHGGIKAASIACVVEMMENMVFLACSTNFITYFTKSWHYSPAKASNMVTNFTGTSFLLTIFGGFVADSFLTRFTAFVIFCSIELLGLTLLTIQAHIPKLQPQGDNTPSTLQSVVLFTGLYAVATGVGGVKASLPAHGGDQLDSRNQKLISGFFSWYFFSLCFGGFLAVTIMVWIEENKGWSSSFDICTVILASALFIFTVGFPMYRFKRPTGSPLTRIVNVFVSAARNRNRFVADAEMTQNHNSTDKSIHHNKFKFLNKAKLNNNISATEVEETRTFLALLPIFASTIVMNCCLAQLSTYSVQQGMLMNKKLTQSFEVPPASLNAIALLLLLFSIAFYELFGKRISSSNNERSTSFNLKRIGAGLALTSVSMAIAAIVEAKRKHELVHNNIKISLFWLEFQYVLLCFSDMLTLGGMLEFFYRESPASMKSISTALGWFSTALGFFLSTVLVDITKAVTGWLDGKDVNGSRLELFYAVLCVLNTINLFNYIFWAKRY; encoded by the exons CCTGGCAAGCATGGTGGGATTAAAGCTGCTTCCATTGCTTGTG TTGTGGAGATGATGGAGAATATGGTGTTCTTAGCATGTTCAACCAACTTCATCACATATTTCACGAAATCATGGCATTACTCACCAGCCAAAGCATCAAACATGGTGACCAATTTCACAGGAACGTCGTTTTTGCTCACTATCTTTGGTGGTTTTGTTGCTGACTCTTTTCTCACTCGCTTCACCGCTTTCGTCATATTTTGTTCCATTGAACTCCTG GGTTTGACCTTGTTGACCATCCAAGCTCATATCCCTAAGTTACAACCACAAGGAGATAACACTCCTTCGACTCTTCAATCAGTGGTTCTATTCACGGGACTTTACGCAGTAGCTACAGGTGTTGGAGGTGTCAAAGCCTCTTTGCCTGCTCATGGAGGCGACCAGCTTGATAGTCGAAACCAGAAACTTATCTCAGGATTCTTCAGTTGGTACTTCTTCTCTCTCTGCTTTGGAGGCTTCTTGGCCGTTACAATTATGGTTTGGATTGAAGAGAACAAAGGCTGGAGCTCCAGCTTCGATATCTGCACCGTGATTTTAGCCTCTGCGCTCTTTATTTTCACCGTGGGATTTCCTATGTATCGGTTCAAGCGTCCAACGGGAAGCCCTTTGACCAGAATTGTGAACGTGTTTGTTTCTGCCGCAAGAAACCGAAATAGGTTTGTAGCGGATGCAGAGATGACGCAGAATCATAACTCTACCGACAAAAGCATTCATCACAACAAATTCAA GTTTTTAAATAAAGCGAAGCTCAACAATAATATATCAGCAACAGAAGTTGAAGAAACAAGAACGTTTCTGGCTCTCCTACCAATTTTTGCGAGCACAATTGTAATGAACTGTTGCCTGGCACAACTATCAACCTACTCCGTACAACAAGGCATGTTGATGAACAAAAAACTCACGCAGTCCTTCGAGGTTCCTCCCGCTTCTCTCAACGCTATTGCTCTCTTACTTTTGCTCTTTTCTATAGCTTTCTACGAACTATTTGGGAAAAGAATCTCTTCAAGCAATAACGAAAGGTCAACGAGCTTCAATTTGAAACGCATAGGAGCAGGCCTAGCTCTCACCTCTGTTTCAATGGCTATAGCAGCCATCGTGGAGGCCAAGAGAAAACACGAGTTGGTTCACAACAACATCAAAAtctctttgttttggttagagTTTCAGTATGTTTTGCTGTGTTTCTCGGATATGTTGACTCTTGGAGGAATGTTAGAGTTCTTCTATAGAGAATCTCCGGCGAGTATGAAGAGCATCAGCACGGCGTTGGGGTGGTTTTCCACCGCATTAGGTTTCTTCCTCAGTACGGTTCTTGTGGATATCACTAAAGCGGTCACGGGATGGCTCGACGGAAAAGATGTTAACGGCTCTAGGCTCGAGCTGTTTTATGCGGTCTTGTGtgttcttaacaccattaatctttttaattatattttctgggCGAAAAGATATTAA